A portion of the Marinobacter alexandrii genome contains these proteins:
- a CDS encoding DUF4493 domain-containing protein — translation MNAIFRLCVFSLLIASTLSCREDEPIDLNDYGLLQVGLLLSIEEIPTGRVESVNTDDFMVTIYDETDAEVLSILRFADIPESIVLPVGTYYATANSNNLSSVAFESPYYFGKTDVFSVSQNASQSVIINTKLANTQVSFLFSQNVVEEFSEFTGTVTSDLTGDSLFFDTGETRSGYFTSGPLSIKVDLKYMEPDGSILEKQLTTKITNALPKTNYQLSIDAGVSNSQIQINVDDDADSVDIGLNPNILSILTTSKNAYIQALAGEWIRITSQEYSELMNGLQSVTQSGAIDSLYSNSNLTFPGTQFTFVNDIGTTVPSGNYLFAFKYSCNSNVNAFEAEVKLSESSITDQYQRVGQALPAHQAGENFFVLKGSSRRMNSNAHLALYSRSAIGYTLGNTVGRYYYASGNASNVPTLGNTTLGLVLAFQGLSSTNQY, via the coding sequence ATGAATGCTATTTTCAGACTATGTGTTTTTTCATTGCTTATTGCAAGTACCCTCTCTTGCAGAGAGGATGAACCCATCGATCTCAACGATTATGGATTGCTTCAAGTTGGACTTTTGCTATCAATTGAGGAAATACCTACTGGTAGGGTCGAAAGCGTAAATACGGATGACTTCATGGTCACAATCTATGATGAAACTGATGCTGAAGTTCTATCGATCCTGAGATTTGCTGATATACCTGAAAGCATTGTATTGCCAGTGGGCACATATTATGCTACAGCAAACTCAAACAATCTGTCAAGCGTAGCATTTGAGAGCCCCTATTATTTTGGGAAAACAGATGTGTTTTCTGTTTCACAAAATGCAAGTCAATCGGTGATAATAAATACAAAACTTGCAAATACTCAGGTTTCTTTTTTATTCTCTCAAAATGTCGTTGAGGAATTTTCAGAATTCACAGGTACGGTGACGTCTGATCTAACAGGAGATTCTTTGTTTTTTGATACAGGAGAGACTCGCTCAGGTTATTTCACTTCCGGACCCCTTTCCATAAAAGTAGATTTAAAATATATGGAACCAGATGGATCGATCCTTGAAAAGCAGTTAACTACCAAAATAACTAACGCACTTCCAAAGACAAATTATCAACTCAGTATAGATGCTGGAGTCTCAAATAGTCAGATTCAAATCAACGTGGATGATGATGCAGATTCCGTTGACATTGGATTGAATCCAAACATCCTATCAATTCTTACTACCTCAAAGAATGCTTATATACAAGCATTGGCAGGCGAATGGATTCGAATCACTTCTCAGGAATATAGTGAACTCATGAACGGCCTCCAAAGTGTGACGCAATCTGGAGCAATTGACTCGTTGTATAGCAACTCAAATCTTACATTCCCAGGTACCCAGTTCACATTTGTCAATGATATCGGAACTACTGTCCCGTCGGGTAACTACCTATTTGCATTTAAGTATTCCTGCAATTCGAATGTCAATGCTTTTGAGGCAGAGGTAAAACTTTCTGAATCGAGCATAACAGACCAGTATCAAAGGGTAGGCCAGGCTTTGCCTGCACATCAGGCGGGAGAAAATTTCTTTGTATTGAAAGGGAGTAGTAGAAGAATGAACTCAAATGCCCATTTAGCACTCTATTCAAGAAGTGCAATAGGCTACACTTTGGGGAATACTGTTGGCAGGTATTACTATGCCTCAGGCAATGCTTCGAATGTTCCCACTTTAGGTAATACCACTCTTGGGCTTGTGTTGGCATTTCAGGGATTGAGCTCCACAAACCAATATTAA
- a CDS encoding NAD(P)/FAD-dependent oxidoreductase translates to MKVIVIGGGAAGFFAAINIAEKHPDYEVTILEKSSKILQKVRVSGGGRCNVTNARAKPSELVHFYPRGQKKLHSLFKRFTTADMVEWLEKRRVKTKAEEDLRLFPITDSSQTVIDCFEKEAKKHGVNVINNCALKSLKFTAGKWNLETTQSTMDANKVVVATGSSSAMWNLLKETGLEITDIVPSLFTFNIKDERIKDLQGISFTEAQVKIAGSKLDESGPLLITHWGLSGPAILKLSSWGAYELGANNYHFDILVNFTGTLKPDEFSMHLSQYKEANPKRKVVNYPLFDLPKRFWERITAYCEIGPGTPFGELSKKQANKLVEELCQGKYEVTGKSTFKDEFVTAGGVDLNEINLDTFECKRFPGLYLAGEVLNIDALTGGFNFQACWSGGWVISENINE, encoded by the coding sequence GTGAAAGTAATCGTCATAGGTGGTGGTGCAGCAGGATTCTTTGCAGCCATCAATATTGCAGAGAAACATCCTGATTATGAGGTTACCATACTCGAAAAATCGAGCAAAATTTTGCAAAAAGTGCGCGTATCTGGTGGTGGGAGATGCAACGTAACCAATGCCAGAGCTAAGCCTTCGGAGCTCGTCCATTTCTATCCCAGAGGTCAAAAAAAACTGCATTCGCTATTCAAAAGATTCACAACCGCCGACATGGTTGAGTGGTTAGAGAAACGAAGGGTGAAAACCAAAGCAGAAGAAGATCTTCGCCTGTTTCCAATCACCGATTCATCTCAAACGGTGATTGATTGTTTTGAAAAAGAAGCCAAAAAACACGGGGTAAATGTTATTAACAACTGTGCATTAAAATCTCTAAAATTTACAGCAGGAAAATGGAATCTTGAAACAACTCAATCAACCATGGATGCTAATAAAGTAGTCGTTGCAACAGGTTCTTCTTCAGCCATGTGGAATCTGTTGAAGGAAACAGGGCTTGAAATTACAGATATAGTTCCTTCCCTTTTTACATTCAATATCAAAGACGAACGAATCAAAGATCTTCAAGGAATTTCCTTTACCGAAGCTCAAGTAAAAATCGCTGGAAGCAAATTAGATGAAAGTGGTCCTTTGCTGATTACACATTGGGGACTCAGTGGACCAGCAATACTGAAGCTCTCATCTTGGGGTGCCTATGAATTGGGCGCGAACAATTATCATTTTGATATTCTAGTGAACTTCACTGGAACCTTAAAGCCAGATGAATTCAGCATGCATCTTTCTCAATACAAAGAAGCAAACCCCAAAAGAAAGGTGGTCAACTATCCTCTCTTCGATCTACCCAAACGTTTTTGGGAACGGATAACAGCCTATTGCGAGATAGGCCCAGGAACGCCATTTGGCGAACTGTCTAAAAAACAGGCCAACAAGCTTGTGGAAGAATTATGCCAGGGCAAGTACGAAGTTACAGGCAAGAGTACCTTCAAAGATGAATTTGTAACCGCTGGTGGCGTTGACCTCAATGAAATAAACCTTGACACATTTGAATGTAAACGGTTTCCAGGACTGTACCTTGCTGGAGAGGTGTTGAACATTGATGCACTTACAGGTGGATTTAACTTTCAGGCCTGCTGGAGTGGTGGCTGGGTTATTTCCGAGAACATAAACGAATAA
- a CDS encoding SH3 domain-containing protein — protein sequence MNKISPTVALLLLFSACQSNVSNESGTEPVEMVEKSAEKTEDKPSEKDTQEQQEELAPEPFAFQFAIVEDDHVVLREDPVTSTAFVDNLDYGETLEVIDQVFVESKTWYKVKSDSSSLSGWVPEGALSLFLERPEPIEYYLDLFGGGFEREEVDYAEQYKKKGLTTIFQYGDSVSRDASLSLDYDDMTGLITIKVVIDGDLEPTYDGTMVYRTAGKTVDFMFEEYDDYVSSYSAGNYLLVRYRPYVPSSWVRIYHIGKREMIENSPVFHGDLVTPKQRIPYTNSLVLSRKEVREGAKMNVKEQGEEVYVTISYPEDASRSPKTYVLKNDSFLLMNQPTGS from the coding sequence ATGAATAAAATCTCACCAACCGTCGCACTGTTACTTTTGTTCAGTGCATGTCAATCTAACGTATCAAATGAATCTGGAACCGAACCAGTGGAGATGGTCGAGAAGAGTGCCGAAAAGACAGAAGATAAACCTTCAGAAAAGGACACTCAAGAGCAACAAGAGGAGTTAGCTCCAGAGCCATTTGCATTTCAATTTGCCATTGTAGAAGATGATCATGTTGTACTTCGTGAAGATCCAGTGACGTCAACTGCGTTTGTTGATAATCTTGATTATGGGGAGACCCTGGAAGTAATTGATCAGGTTTTTGTGGAATCTAAGACTTGGTACAAGGTGAAGTCTGATAGCTCTTCTTTATCAGGGTGGGTTCCCGAAGGAGCCTTAAGCCTATTTTTGGAAAGACCAGAGCCTATTGAATACTATTTGGATCTCTTTGGTGGTGGATTTGAAAGAGAAGAGGTAGACTATGCAGAGCAATACAAGAAAAAGGGTTTAACCACTATTTTCCAATATGGAGATTCTGTTTCCAGGGACGCAAGCCTCTCGTTAGATTATGATGACATGACAGGACTCATTACCATAAAAGTAGTGATAGACGGTGATCTTGAGCCAACCTATGATGGAACTATGGTCTATCGAACAGCCGGAAAAACGGTCGATTTCATGTTTGAAGAGTATGATGATTATGTTAGCTCATATTCAGCAGGTAACTATTTATTGGTTCGATACAGACCATATGTTCCAAGTTCCTGGGTTCGTATTTATCATATTGGAAAGAGAGAAATGATTGAGAATTCTCCTGTCTTCCATGGCGACTTGGTGACTCCTAAGCAACGTATTCCTTATACCAATTCGCTGGTGCTATCGCGAAAAGAGGTGAGAGAGGGAGCGAAGATGAATGTAAAAGAGCAAGGTGAGGAGGTTTATGTCACAATCTCGTACCCTGAAGATGCATCAAGATCACCAAAAACTTACGTACTGAAGAATGACTCCTTTTTGTTGATGAATCAACCCACAGGGAGCTGA
- a CDS encoding 4-fold beta flower protein, protein MKSIFDRNGKTIAWLKESEIFNLGGTNIGFLDKEAVHNLRANYKGTFTNGFFRDKRGNSVAFVDGASNGPIPPIPNIPPIPPIPSIPPIHPIPPIPPIAPIPSFSWSNIDWNEFIS, encoded by the coding sequence ATGAAATCCATTTTTGATCGGAACGGAAAAACGATAGCTTGGCTAAAAGAGAGTGAAATCTTCAACCTCGGTGGGACTAACATTGGATTTCTTGACAAGGAAGCAGTCCATAACTTACGAGCTAACTATAAAGGGACATTTACTAATGGGTTTTTCAGAGATAAAAGAGGCAACTCAGTAGCCTTTGTAGATGGCGCATCTAACGGACCAATCCCTCCAATACCAAACATTCCTCCGATACCACCAATACCAAGTATCCCGCCAATTCACCCTATACCACCAATTCCACCGATTGCACCAATACCAAGCTTTAGTTGGTCAAATATTGATTGGAACGAATTCATATCTTAA
- a CDS encoding helix-turn-helix domain-containing protein, with product MNYETFAPHPNLDAIVKCHWILEVPGDMEAPKQRVIPDGCIEMCFILGDDVKRFNSENEFIIQPRAMVFGQITKPYFVKPTGYVNTFAVRFYPYGFANFITQPIHELADKETPLTSLFEESSIKELEQKIIEAASTKSRIAIIESFLLSRLTDKSIIDNIVTSTIDSLSQTKGSASINSILKDDLSKRRNLERKFSKQVGISPKQLGRIIRLQAALKMMLNKPGENLTQVAYENEYYDQAHFTKDFKEFTGVNPKQYLDNDQMMLSSLIYSKD from the coding sequence ATGAACTACGAAACTTTTGCCCCCCATCCAAACTTAGACGCCATTGTAAAATGCCATTGGATTTTGGAGGTCCCTGGTGACATGGAAGCTCCTAAACAACGAGTGATTCCTGATGGATGCATAGAAATGTGTTTCATTCTAGGCGATGATGTTAAAAGATTCAACTCCGAAAATGAATTCATTATTCAACCCCGAGCCATGGTCTTTGGGCAAATCACAAAACCCTATTTTGTGAAACCGACTGGTTATGTTAATACTTTTGCTGTTCGATTCTATCCCTATGGCTTTGCTAATTTCATAACCCAGCCAATTCATGAATTGGCTGACAAGGAAACACCCCTCACGTCTTTATTTGAAGAGAGTTCGATCAAAGAACTGGAACAAAAAATAATCGAAGCAGCATCCACTAAATCAAGAATAGCAATCATTGAAAGTTTCTTGCTCAGCAGGTTAACCGATAAATCAATTATTGACAATATTGTCACGTCCACCATCGACTCCTTGTCCCAAACCAAAGGCAGTGCATCGATTAACTCAATCCTGAAAGACGACCTTTCTAAAAGACGAAATCTTGAGAGGAAATTCTCAAAACAAGTTGGAATTAGCCCCAAACAACTGGGTAGAATCATAAGGTTACAGGCAGCTCTAAAAATGATGCTGAACAAACCAGGAGAAAACCTAACTCAGGTTGCGTATGAAAACGAATACTATGATCAAGCTCATTTCACCAAGGATTTCAAAGAATTTACTGGAGTCAATCCAAAACAATACTTGGATAACGATCAAATGATGCTTTCGTCTCTAATCTATTCTAAGGATTAA
- a CDS encoding VOC family protein — protein sequence MKGRILKSVMALTIAIACIYPNNAKAQTENLTNQNKESMKSFISIFEIPATEISRAVNFYQAILDIDIEKMKMPGMEMGILPYEGQMVTGVIVKGEGYQPSANGVTIYLNGGDNLQIILDKIEKNGGKIIVPKTPHADESGYFAMFLDSEGNRMGLHSPH from the coding sequence ATGAAAGGCAGAATACTCAAATCGGTGATGGCACTCACAATAGCTATAGCCTGTATTTACCCAAACAACGCGAAAGCTCAAACAGAAAACTTAACGAACCAAAATAAAGAAAGCATGAAAAGTTTTATTTCCATTTTTGAAATTCCCGCAACGGAAATTTCACGAGCAGTCAACTTTTATCAGGCAATTTTGGATATTGACATTGAGAAAATGAAAATGCCAGGTATGGAAATGGGTATACTGCCCTACGAAGGACAGATGGTTACCGGCGTTATCGTGAAGGGCGAAGGATATCAACCTTCGGCAAATGGTGTCACTATATACCTGAATGGAGGAGACAACCTTCAAATTATTTTGGATAAGATTGAGAAAAACGGAGGCAAAATAATCGTTCCAAAAACACCTCATGCTGATGAGAGTGGCTATTTCGCTATGTTTCTTGATTCCGAAGGGAATAGAATGGGGTTGCATTCCCCTCATTAA
- a CDS encoding VOC family protein yields MNIKSIRAFIGAKDYQLSREFYKDWGFEELQISEKMSFFRMDQFGFYLQNYYAKEWVDNTMLFLEVDDLGSYWKELTQKGLDKKYGVKFVDPKNLDWGSEGFIYDPSGILWHVGEFNQ; encoded by the coding sequence ATGAACATCAAGTCAATAAGAGCTTTTATCGGAGCGAAAGATTATCAGCTTTCCAGAGAATTCTATAAAGACTGGGGATTTGAAGAGCTTCAAATCTCTGAAAAAATGTCTTTTTTCAGAATGGATCAATTCGGATTCTATTTACAAAACTATTATGCCAAAGAATGGGTAGACAACACGATGCTTTTTCTAGAAGTAGACGATCTAGGAAGCTATTGGAAGGAACTTACTCAAAAAGGTTTGGACAAGAAATATGGAGTCAAGTTCGTAGATCCCAAAAATCTAGATTGGGGAAGTGAAGGGTTTATTTACGACCCCTCAGGCATATTGTGGCATGTAGGAGAGTTTAATCAATAA
- a CDS encoding RNA-binding S4 domain-containing protein has product MEAFKLEGHDFIELNKLLKIMQLVGSGGEAKQFIDEGLVQVNGEVETQRRKKLRKGDKVKFEEQEVEIK; this is encoded by the coding sequence ATGGAAGCATTTAAACTGGAAGGGCACGATTTCATCGAGCTGAACAAACTGCTGAAAATCATGCAGTTAGTGGGGTCGGGAGGGGAGGCCAAGCAATTTATTGATGAAGGTCTGGTGCAGGTAAACGGGGAAGTAGAAACACAGCGTAGAAAGAAGCTGAGAAAAGGAGATAAGGTGAAATTCGAAGAGCAGGAGGTGGAAATTAAATAA
- a CDS encoding helix-turn-helix transcriptional regulator: MKGYIGEFEELVLLTIANLAKDAYGVAILNDISERANRKLSIGALHSTLTRLEEKAYISSYLGEPTNERGGRRKRYFELTDSAITELNNMKALRDQLWSGSKINLSLK; the protein is encoded by the coding sequence ATGAAAGGATACATTGGAGAATTTGAAGAGTTGGTGCTTCTCACCATAGCCAATCTGGCCAAAGATGCCTATGGGGTTGCCATACTCAATGATATCTCAGAAAGAGCCAATAGAAAGCTCAGCATCGGAGCACTACACTCTACGCTTACCCGGTTGGAGGAAAAAGCCTACATCTCTTCCTATCTGGGAGAGCCAACCAACGAACGTGGTGGCCGGCGTAAGCGATACTTTGAATTGACTGACAGTGCAATTACAGAACTGAATAATATGAAAGCACTCAGAGATCAGTTGTGGTCTGGTTCAAAAATCAACCTTTCACTTAAGTGA
- a CDS encoding ABC transporter permease produces the protein MKSNPHPPRFAERLLKWYAGRADMEDIQGDLDEVYRLNLNQNGGLKADIIYWQQVLSLLFSYGLKKRRKGASYSFHYHKNSAAMFKNYFKIAIRSFSKHRLFTTLNVFGLALGMSVCLVVLSIVVAIYQSDGFHTHKDHIYQLNTNIANESEEKTYGSSFHATGNYLKENYPFIEEVVSIQSDFRPIVNHHGNDLNFTGYFASEAFFDVFSFKLISGDPHSILKKPFSVVLTEKTANKLFRDENPIGKTVETDMGTFTVTGVMEDLKQTHFFFEMLASYETFKEMGSSDLNNDWVNYKNNYAYILLQEGTKQSQLDFALSEIAEHASIFHLNKKIDLESIELPRVVPRWNINNPIGITWDKPSLIFFLAIGILMLMPAIFNHTNLSIARALKRAKEIGIRKVVGAEKVQIKIQFIVETVLMALLALGASFLIMKPMKRGFLDMVYFSEVLDTDLNIYQASIFLLFSLLVGLFAGIFPAQYFARLNPIQILKGEITKGKNGASGFKKGLFVFQFFMSLVFIIGVAAISKQYSYVLNNNHGFESDNILTLPFNGIDKQVAINELGNHPDVKAITASSNLPGVFLPDRIQITSNDVDTIEAIQVYISDDFVKNMKMELSWGESESISRSHQNEELVLVNQQFINLLKVFNTQKDTLRFNLSDGTHCRVVGILKDFNFEPLSELISPLMMRYSLAESNYALLTINSPNIKRTISELDDIWKAIDQDEGFQASFLDDEIEEAYYIMVAQIKFFSVLSLLAITISCLGLLGMVSYTTENRTKEIAVRKIMGATNGSLYYLLTKDFIKLIGISSLIAIPFSYLFYDKVFLHFLIRYGTGLGVIEVIASIVFLFIVGAASIYWQTSKVTKANPATKLRYE, from the coding sequence GTGAAAAGTAATCCACATCCCCCAAGGTTTGCTGAGCGGCTACTCAAATGGTATGCAGGCAGAGCGGATATGGAAGATATTCAAGGAGACCTGGATGAAGTCTATAGGTTAAACCTAAATCAGAACGGGGGACTAAAAGCTGACATTATCTATTGGCAACAGGTGCTTTCCCTTTTATTTTCTTATGGACTAAAGAAGCGTAGAAAGGGTGCATCATACTCTTTCCATTATCATAAAAACTCAGCGGCTATGTTTAAAAATTACTTCAAAATAGCAATACGCAGTTTCTCGAAACACAGGCTATTCACGACCCTCAACGTATTTGGACTTGCGCTTGGGATGAGTGTATGTCTAGTTGTACTTTCAATTGTCGTAGCTATCTATCAATCTGATGGATTTCATACGCATAAAGATCATATTTATCAGCTCAACACCAACATAGCTAATGAATCTGAAGAAAAGACCTATGGCTCCTCTTTTCATGCAACAGGGAACTACCTTAAAGAAAATTACCCTTTCATTGAAGAGGTGGTTAGCATACAGTCTGATTTTAGGCCAATCGTTAATCATCATGGAAATGATCTAAACTTCACAGGATACTTTGCAAGTGAGGCTTTCTTTGACGTCTTCAGTTTCAAATTGATTAGTGGTGATCCACACTCTATATTGAAAAAGCCTTTTAGCGTAGTACTAACAGAAAAGACTGCTAACAAGCTTTTTCGAGATGAAAATCCAATTGGAAAAACGGTAGAAACAGACATGGGAACTTTCACTGTGACTGGTGTTATGGAAGATTTGAAGCAGACCCATTTCTTTTTTGAGATGCTTGCCTCTTATGAAACGTTTAAGGAGATGGGATCCTCCGACCTCAATAATGATTGGGTGAATTACAAGAACAACTATGCCTACATTTTATTGCAAGAAGGCACTAAACAAAGTCAACTGGATTTTGCTCTTTCTGAGATAGCTGAACATGCTTCCATTTTTCATCTAAACAAAAAAATCGATCTGGAATCTATCGAACTGCCCCGTGTAGTTCCCAGATGGAATATCAACAATCCAATAGGCATAACCTGGGATAAACCCTCACTCATTTTCTTTCTTGCAATTGGAATTTTAATGCTGATGCCTGCCATATTTAATCACACCAACTTATCCATTGCCAGGGCATTGAAGCGGGCAAAAGAGATTGGTATTCGAAAAGTGGTTGGTGCAGAAAAAGTACAGATTAAAATTCAGTTCATTGTAGAGACTGTACTCATGGCACTATTAGCGCTTGGGGCTTCTTTCCTGATAATGAAACCAATGAAACGAGGCTTTCTGGATATGGTCTATTTTTCAGAGGTCCTTGACACTGACCTAAACATCTATCAAGCTTCTATTTTCCTTCTATTCTCTTTATTGGTAGGCTTATTTGCAGGAATCTTCCCTGCTCAATATTTTGCCAGATTAAATCCGATTCAGATATTGAAAGGTGAAATAACTAAAGGGAAGAATGGCGCATCAGGATTCAAAAAAGGGCTCTTCGTCTTTCAATTTTTCATGTCACTGGTATTCATTATTGGAGTAGCGGCAATCAGCAAACAGTACAGCTATGTGTTGAACAATAATCATGGGTTTGAGTCGGACAATATTCTTACTCTTCCTTTCAATGGAATTGACAAACAAGTTGCTATCAATGAGCTTGGCAATCATCCGGATGTAAAAGCCATCACAGCGTCATCTAATCTACCAGGAGTATTCTTACCCGATAGAATTCAAATCACATCAAATGATGTAGATACAATAGAAGCAATACAGGTATACATATCAGATGATTTTGTTAAAAACATGAAAATGGAGCTGAGTTGGGGTGAAAGTGAGTCCATCAGTCGGTCCCATCAGAATGAAGAGTTAGTACTGGTCAATCAACAGTTTATCAACTTATTGAAAGTGTTTAATACGCAAAAAGATACGCTCCGATTCAACTTGTCAGATGGTACTCATTGTAGAGTTGTTGGGATACTAAAAGATTTCAATTTTGAGCCGCTGAGTGAGTTAATTAGTCCACTAATGATGCGCTACTCATTAGCAGAAAGCAACTATGCTTTACTTACTATCAATTCACCTAATATCAAACGAACTATTTCAGAGTTGGATGATATCTGGAAAGCCATTGATCAAGACGAGGGTTTTCAGGCCTCTTTCCTGGATGATGAAATCGAAGAAGCTTATTACATCATGGTTGCTCAGATCAAATTCTTTAGTGTATTGAGTCTATTGGCTATCACCATTTCTTGCTTAGGATTGCTAGGAATGGTCTCATATACCACAGAGAATCGCACAAAAGAAATTGCTGTTCGGAAAATTATGGGTGCAACGAATGGAAGCCTTTACTATTTACTCACCAAAGATTTTATCAAGCTCATTGGGATCTCCTCATTAATCGCTATCCCTTTTTCTTATCTTTTTTATGACAAGGTATTTCTTCATTTCCTTATCAGATATGGAACTGGATTGGGAGTGATTGAAGTGATTGCAAGTATTGTGTTTTTGTTCATTGTAGGTGCAGCATCTATTTACTGGCAGACATCCAAAGTAACTAAGGCCAATCCAGCAACAAAGCTGAGGTATGAATAA